A window of the Desulforapulum autotrophicum HRM2 genome harbors these coding sequences:
- a CDS encoding FAD-dependent oxidoreductase: MKETEYYKIAGKKEGERLSSRILEEVIQREVKNGHRYIEVDAFGQHGIGGRLWKADDEPVKIRVMGHSGQRTGSLGCPNTQIEIMGPASDDIGWLNAGAEITVHGNASNGAMNAAAQGKVYIGGNIGARGMTMTKQNPRFDPPEMWILGSAGDYFGEFMAGGIAVICGYKAQNPDNILGYRPFVGMVGGKAFFRGDANGYSRADAVVAPIEDEEWAWLLTNMETFLSRIGQMELFDTLSKRSEWQLLRAKTPREKMSKSSRLGMSAFRQDVWNRELGRGGLIGDLQEIEPGAIPLVTRGELRRYVPVWENQKYKAPCQTACPTGIPVQERWHLIRNGLVDEALELGLKYTPFPATVCGSLCPSPCMASCTKNTQYMTPVNVRLLGRAGLETELPERKPASGKRVAVMGAGPGGISTAWNLALKGHEAVIFDASDKIGGKISALIPESRIARETLETELDRVRKMVPDIRLNQDITAQEFKRITREFDFTVVATGAKKPRMLPVPGIERAVSANEFLAAAKQEGAVCGRRVVIIGAGNVGCDVATEASRLGAETISMIDVQKPAAFGKEREDAEACGATFAWPCFTHEITDQGVVLNSGELIEADTVVVSIGDVPEVDFLGQEVATRNGFIVVDGFNRTSNKRIFAIGDTVAPGLITDAIGAGKRAADAIDAVIAGREPEMADTRLPIDKSRISLEYFDPSIKSYDSLDMCGGECASCGRCRDCHICETVCPEGAISRVELVPDGYEYRADPELCIGCGFCAGACPCGIWALVPNVPL; this comes from the coding sequence ATGAAGGAAACAGAGTACTACAAAATTGCAGGTAAAAAAGAAGGCGAGCGCCTCTCCTCCAGAATACTTGAAGAGGTGATTCAAAGGGAGGTCAAGAACGGGCACCGGTACATTGAGGTCGATGCATTTGGCCAGCACGGCATAGGCGGCCGTCTCTGGAAGGCGGACGATGAGCCGGTTAAAATAAGAGTCATGGGTCACTCCGGCCAGCGGACAGGTTCCCTGGGATGCCCGAATACCCAGATCGAGATTATGGGGCCGGCATCGGATGATATTGGATGGCTCAATGCCGGGGCTGAAATCACGGTCCACGGCAACGCCTCCAACGGCGCCATGAATGCAGCGGCCCAGGGTAAGGTCTACATTGGTGGTAACATCGGTGCCCGGGGTATGACCATGACCAAGCAGAACCCACGGTTTGATCCGCCGGAAATGTGGATTCTCGGGTCTGCCGGGGATTATTTCGGCGAATTCATGGCCGGTGGAATTGCCGTGATCTGCGGCTATAAGGCCCAGAATCCTGATAACATTCTGGGCTACCGACCCTTTGTGGGCATGGTGGGCGGCAAGGCTTTTTTCAGGGGTGATGCCAATGGCTACTCCCGGGCAGATGCCGTGGTCGCTCCCATTGAAGACGAAGAATGGGCCTGGCTGTTGACCAATATGGAGACCTTCCTTTCAAGGATCGGCCAGATGGAGTTGTTTGATACCCTGTCCAAACGGTCTGAGTGGCAGCTTCTCCGGGCAAAGACCCCCCGGGAAAAGATGTCAAAGAGCAGCCGGTTAGGCATGTCAGCCTTTCGCCAGGATGTGTGGAACCGGGAACTTGGACGGGGCGGTCTCATCGGTGATCTCCAGGAGATAGAACCCGGTGCCATTCCCCTGGTCACCCGGGGAGAGCTGAGGCGGTACGTGCCTGTGTGGGAAAATCAAAAATACAAGGCCCCCTGTCAGACGGCCTGCCCCACGGGGATTCCCGTCCAGGAACGCTGGCATTTGATCCGGAATGGCCTTGTGGACGAAGCCCTGGAACTGGGACTCAAGTATACCCCGTTCCCGGCAACCGTGTGCGGCAGTCTCTGCCCCAGTCCCTGCATGGCCTCGTGCACAAAAAATACCCAGTATATGACTCCGGTGAATGTTCGGCTTCTTGGCAGGGCCGGACTGGAAACGGAACTTCCCGAACGCAAACCTGCCAGCGGTAAACGGGTTGCCGTGATGGGGGCTGGCCCCGGTGGCATATCAACGGCGTGGAACCTGGCCCTTAAGGGCCATGAGGCGGTCATCTTTGATGCATCGGATAAGATCGGCGGTAAGATTTCCGCACTGATCCCCGAGTCAAGGATCGCCAGGGAGACCCTTGAAACCGAGCTTGACCGGGTCCGGAAGATGGTTCCCGATATCCGGCTTAACCAGGATATCACGGCCCAGGAGTTCAAGCGCATCACCCGGGAGTTTGACTTTACCGTGGTGGCAACCGGTGCCAAAAAGCCGAGGATGCTGCCCGTTCCCGGCATTGAACGGGCCGTTTCTGCCAACGAATTCCTGGCTGCGGCTAAACAGGAGGGTGCTGTCTGCGGCCGACGGGTGGTCATTATCGGGGCGGGTAACGTGGGATGTGATGTTGCCACTGAAGCCAGTCGACTTGGTGCGGAAACCATCTCCATGATTGACGTGCAGAAGCCTGCGGCCTTTGGAAAAGAACGGGAGGATGCTGAAGCCTGCGGTGCCACATTTGCCTGGCCCTGCTTTACCCATGAGATAACGGACCAGGGGGTTGTGCTCAACAGCGGAGAGCTCATTGAGGCTGACACCGTGGTGGTTTCCATTGGAGACGTGCCTGAGGTCGATTTTCTGGGTCAGGAGGTTGCCACAAGAAACGGTTTCATTGTAGTGGACGGGTTTAACCGAACGTCGAACAAGCGCATTTTTGCCATTGGAGACACGGTTGCCCCGGGACTTATCACCGACGCCATTGGTGCCGGGAAAAGGGCCGCAGACGCCATTGATGCCGTGATTGCGGGTCGAGAGCCTGAAATGGCCGACACCCGGCTGCCCATTGACAAGTCAAGGATTTCCCTTGAGTATTTTGACCCGTCAATCAAAAGTTATGACAGCCTGGACATGTGCGGCGGGGAGTGTGCTTCCTGCGGGCGGTGCAGGGACTGCCACATCTGTGAAACCGTGTGCCCTGAAGGGGCCATCAGCCGGGTTGAACTCGTTCCGGACGGTTATGAGTACAGGGCTGATCCGGAACTATGCATCGGCTGCGGGTTTTGTGCCGGGGCCTGTCCCTGTGGCATCTGGGCCCTTGTTCCCAATGTGCCCCTGTAA
- a CDS encoding glutamate synthase-related protein, translating into MSSNRTIKPSSLSLKDLPWQIDWKKDRCTLCGQCTAVCPVQAIELAVFRKRNLVTSIHRVEDNRSTFDTFYGIKQKTTIAEACIGCAMCSMVCPNDAIEPNPHPGTPKLKFHVNQGGEPRKRGGRRNSTESLLDRIKFIRISMLTDPALDAGRHEFEMRTLLGRVLPPKENMARLKTHGWIPPVREIYPLIIGGMSFGALSPTMWEGLQMGVAYLNEELNMPVRISTGEGGCPPRLLRSRFLKYVILQIASGYFGWDEIIHAIPHMKEDPCAIEIKYGQGAKPGDGGLLMWHKVNKLIAAIRGVPQGISLPSPPTHQTQYSIEESVAKMIQSMSMAWGFRVPVYPKISASSTSLAVLNNLTRNEFAAGLAIDGEDGGTGAAYAVSVDHMGHPIASCIRDNYLNLVKIGKQNEIPIFAGGGIGKNGNIAANAAALIMLGASGVQIGKYVMQAAAGCIGTENDRCNVCNLGICPKGITSQDPRLYRRLDPEAVAQRVVDLFVSFDTELKKIVAPLGRSTSLPIGMSDALGIDDRDVAERLNIKYVV; encoded by the coding sequence ATGTCGTCAAACAGAACCATTAAACCTTCCTCTCTAAGTCTTAAGGATCTGCCCTGGCAGATCGACTGGAAAAAGGATAGATGCACCCTGTGTGGTCAGTGTACGGCTGTCTGCCCTGTCCAGGCCATTGAGCTTGCGGTGTTTCGAAAGAGAAATCTTGTCACCTCCATTCACAGGGTCGAGGACAACAGATCAACCTTTGATACCTTTTATGGCATCAAACAGAAAACAACCATAGCCGAGGCGTGCATCGGGTGTGCCATGTGTTCCATGGTCTGCCCCAACGACGCCATTGAACCCAACCCCCATCCCGGGACTCCCAAGCTTAAGTTCCATGTGAACCAGGGTGGGGAACCCAGGAAGCGGGGCGGTCGCCGAAATTCGACTGAATCACTGCTGGACCGGATCAAATTCATCCGGATCTCCATGCTCACGGACCCTGCCCTGGATGCCGGACGCCATGAGTTTGAGATGCGCACTCTTTTGGGTCGAGTGCTGCCGCCCAAGGAGAACATGGCCCGTCTTAAAACCCATGGCTGGATACCGCCGGTTCGGGAAATTTATCCCTTGATCATCGGCGGCATGAGCTTTGGGGCGCTCTCTCCCACTATGTGGGAAGGGTTGCAGATGGGGGTGGCCTATTTAAATGAAGAGCTCAACATGCCGGTCAGGATCTCCACGGGTGAGGGTGGCTGCCCGCCAAGGCTGCTGCGCAGCCGGTTCCTCAAATATGTGATTCTCCAGATTGCATCGGGCTATTTTGGATGGGATGAGATCATCCATGCCATTCCCCACATGAAAGAAGATCCCTGCGCCATTGAGATCAAGTACGGCCAGGGGGCCAAGCCCGGTGACGGGGGACTGCTCATGTGGCACAAGGTGAACAAGCTCATCGCAGCCATCCGTGGGGTTCCCCAGGGGATCAGCCTGCCGAGCCCTCCTACCCACCAGACCCAGTATTCCATTGAGGAGTCTGTGGCAAAGATGATCCAGTCCATGTCCATGGCCTGGGGATTCAGGGTGCCGGTCTATCCCAAGATTTCGGCCTCTTCCACCTCCCTTGCGGTGCTCAACAACCTGACAAGGAACGAGTTTGCGGCCGGTCTTGCCATTGACGGTGAAGACGGAGGCACCGGGGCTGCCTATGCCGTGTCCGTTGATCACATGGGGCATCCCATTGCATCCTGCATCCGGGACAACTACCTGAACCTGGTCAAGATCGGCAAGCAGAACGAGATCCCCATTTTTGCAGGCGGCGGCATCGGGAAAAACGGCAACATTGCCGCCAATGCAGCAGCTCTGATCATGCTCGGGGCCAGCGGTGTCCAGATTGGAAAGTATGTGATGCAGGCCGCAGCCGGTTGCATCGGCACGGAAAATGACCGGTGTAACGTGTGTAATCTCGGCATCTGCCCCAAGGGCATCACCTCCCAGGACCCCAGGCTTTACAGAAGGCTTGATCCAGAGGCCGTGGCCCAGCGTGTGGTGGATTTATTTGTCAGCTTTGACACGGAGCTTAAAAAGATCGTGGCACCCCTGGGACGCTCCACATCCCTTCCCATAGGGATGTCAGACGCCCTTGGCATTGATGATCGCGACGTGGCCGAGCGGTTGAACATCAAGTACGTGGTTTAG
- a CDS encoding class II glutamine amidotransferase domain-containing protein — protein sequence MCRLFALTSKDPVSPMEAINALNVMKEGHDGSGVGLLLKDLGGPFEEMKEAPILSGIFTEEGIRRLDLFMMNQGFMTKYKVSIKVPKTKMFGIPRRGLYLIRAYEYPETWDGLAKEEIEERLMDTRLKIREMGEENRDMIVFSFWPDTIMIKELGDPMDVAHYLGLDRKDLKARIIMAQGRQNTNYAINLYACHPFFIKGFSTMTNGENTAFIPIKNFLLSREYPGYTGYQSDSEVFAHILHYTMETLGLGIDAYKHVITPLQENDLKQHPDVAFLTHLKRSCRQLIIDGPNCVIGTLPDNTLFMAQDRKKLRPGVVGGRPGLFAFSSEVCGLDAIIPDRDKSFDIQPMHLDTAIVSPDRQEVKICRQTEPLNLPL from the coding sequence ATGTGCCGTCTGTTTGCACTTACAAGCAAAGATCCAGTCTCTCCCATGGAAGCCATCAATGCCCTTAATGTTATGAAAGAGGGGCATGATGGTTCGGGGGTTGGGCTTCTGCTTAAAGATCTTGGGGGACCCTTTGAAGAGATGAAAGAGGCACCCATCCTCAGTGGTATTTTTACTGAGGAGGGAATCCGCCGTCTGGATCTGTTCATGATGAACCAGGGGTTCATGACCAAGTACAAGGTGAGCATCAAGGTGCCCAAGACAAAAATGTTTGGAATCCCCCGGCGCGGTCTCTATCTGATCAGGGCATATGAATACCCTGAAACCTGGGATGGTCTTGCCAAGGAAGAGATTGAGGAACGACTCATGGACACAAGGCTCAAGATCCGTGAGATGGGAGAAGAGAACAGGGACATGATCGTGTTCTCGTTCTGGCCGGATACCATTATGATTAAAGAGCTGGGCGATCCCATGGATGTAGCCCATTATCTGGGACTTGACCGAAAGGACCTCAAGGCCAGGATAATCATGGCCCAGGGCCGTCAAAACACCAACTACGCCATAAACCTCTACGCCTGTCACCCCTTTTTCATCAAGGGCTTCAGTACCATGACCAACGGTGAGAACACGGCTTTTATTCCCATCAAGAATTTTCTTTTGTCCAGGGAATATCCAGGATACACGGGGTACCAGTCTGATTCTGAGGTGTTTGCCCATATTCTTCACTACACCATGGAGACCCTTGGGCTGGGGATTGATGCCTATAAGCATGTCATTACCCCCCTTCAGGAGAATGATCTGAAGCAACACCCGGATGTGGCTTTCTTAACCCATCTGAAACGATCCTGCCGCCAGCTGATCATTGATGGTCCCAATTGTGTCATTGGTACCCTTCCGGACAATACCCTTTTCATGGCCCAGGACAGAAAAAAGCTTCGTCCGGGCGTAGTGGGTGGACGTCCGGGTCTGTTTGCCTTTTCTTCGGAGGTGTGCGGACTTGACGCCATCATTCCAGACCGGGACAAATCCTTTGACATTCAACCCATGCACCTTGATACCGCAATTGTAAGCCCTGACCGCCAGGAGGTAAAAATATGTCGTCAAACAGAACCATTAAACCTTCCTCTCTAA
- the glnE gene encoding bifunctional [glutamate--ammonia ligase]-adenylyl-L-tyrosine phosphorylase/[glutamate--ammonia-ligase] adenylyltransferase, whose translation MELKNLSDPLAKQLRDRHANLDEQLSQRGIVLPQTQSFKTDLDRALLFSEFIASTVTRTPEILVDLIESKDLEQAYGPNTFGDRLEKDLTPTTDETDFKAILTRLRQREMVRIAWQDLTGTATLERTTTDLSALAEACVDKTFTLLYDKLCFTHGTPLDRQGSKQEIAVIGMGKLGARELNFSSDIDLIFAYPWDGIINGNGKSSTNEEFFTKLCRNFLRVFDSTMAETTIFRVDTRLRPFGSSGPLVASFGAMVDYYQTQGREWERYALIKARPIAGDIPAGNRLLKSLNPFVYRRYLDYGSFESFRDMKKRISLQVKDKKFRNNIKIGPGGIREIEFFGQLFQLIRGGVEPEFQAREILKILTLLNQRAYIDDQTLADLSDAYVFLRRVEHRLQEYGDLQTHDLPEDPTEQSRLALSMGFDTWPMFAHVLNRHLSIVHTHFNHLLVEKKQPTPSDTNPLSYLWQNLTDPQFDDAEAGCTMVNNIPGFKDKKTVIRLLKSLEANPSTRRLTANGRNRLNRLVPKIIQKAGEQPHAETVLARLVDLVVTIEQRTCYLSLLLEKPDVLDQIAGLAAKSPWIIGFLSKHPALLDELLGPGKNPVLPTRDELRAELERRMSQIPPSDQEFQIEELCLFKHTNTLGIAVADVNQDYPLMKVSDSLTYVAETVLERVIDIAWDHIAEKYGTPSGMDRKRGESPGFAAIAYGKLGGIELGYKSDLDLVFIHSGGEGTTRGGKKDIEITRFYSMLGQRIIHALTVHTPAGTLYETDMRLRPSGQSGMIVSEINAFETYINEEAWTWEIQAIVRARPIAGDPELQDRFTRVRDRVLRKQRDPLTLKREVKEMRERLRKKHLKSGVVDLKQGKGGIVDIEFLVQYLVLRYSHDHPALTRWTDNVRIIETLALEKILTDTEAEQIKQAYLVQRRAIHRLNLKEEEETRLSDHFFKIKEWVFALYEKILL comes from the coding sequence ATGGAACTTAAAAACCTTTCCGACCCCCTGGCCAAACAGCTCAGGGACAGACATGCCAACCTTGACGAACAACTCAGCCAACGGGGAATCGTCCTGCCACAGACGCAATCCTTTAAGACCGATCTTGACAGGGCACTTCTCTTCAGCGAATTCATCGCATCCACCGTCACCCGTACCCCTGAAATTCTTGTTGACCTGATTGAATCAAAGGACCTTGAGCAGGCCTATGGTCCCAACACCTTTGGTGACAGACTTGAAAAGGATCTCACCCCCACCACGGACGAGACGGATTTCAAGGCAATTCTCACCCGTCTGCGCCAGCGTGAAATGGTGAGAATCGCATGGCAGGATTTAACCGGAACAGCGACACTTGAGCGTACCACAACAGATTTGTCCGCCCTTGCTGAGGCTTGTGTTGACAAAACATTTACGCTTCTCTATGATAAACTCTGTTTCACGCACGGAACGCCCTTAGACCGGCAGGGATCAAAACAGGAAATTGCTGTTATCGGCATGGGGAAACTCGGTGCCAGAGAACTGAATTTTTCGTCTGACATTGACCTCATCTTTGCCTATCCATGGGACGGCATTATTAATGGTAATGGGAAAAGCAGTACCAACGAAGAATTTTTCACAAAACTGTGCAGGAATTTTTTACGGGTGTTTGATTCAACCATGGCTGAAACAACCATATTCAGAGTGGATACAAGGCTGCGGCCCTTTGGGTCAAGCGGCCCCCTGGTGGCAAGCTTTGGTGCCATGGTGGACTATTACCAAACCCAGGGCAGGGAGTGGGAACGCTATGCCCTGATCAAGGCAAGACCCATTGCCGGGGACATTCCGGCAGGAAACCGACTACTGAAATCCCTCAACCCCTTTGTCTACCGGCGCTACCTGGACTATGGCAGTTTTGAATCCTTCCGGGACATGAAAAAAAGAATTTCCCTCCAGGTCAAAGACAAAAAATTCAGAAACAATATCAAGATAGGACCTGGCGGCATCCGGGAGATTGAATTCTTTGGTCAGCTGTTCCAGCTGATCCGGGGAGGCGTGGAGCCCGAATTCCAGGCAAGGGAAATTCTGAAAATTCTGACCCTGCTCAACCAGCGGGCCTATATTGACGACCAGACCCTGGCGGATCTGTCAGACGCCTATGTCTTCCTCAGAAGGGTTGAACACAGGCTCCAGGAGTACGGGGATCTCCAGACCCACGATCTTCCAGAAGATCCAACAGAACAATCAAGGCTTGCCCTGTCCATGGGATTTGACACCTGGCCCATGTTTGCCCATGTGCTCAACCGGCACCTCTCCATCGTACACACCCATTTCAATCATCTGCTTGTGGAAAAAAAACAGCCGACACCCAGCGATACCAACCCGTTGAGCTACCTGTGGCAGAATCTCACCGATCCACAGTTTGATGACGCCGAGGCCGGCTGTACCATGGTCAATAACATCCCTGGTTTTAAAGACAAGAAAACGGTAATCCGGCTGCTCAAATCCCTGGAGGCAAACCCCAGCACCCGACGACTCACGGCCAACGGACGCAACCGCCTTAACCGCCTTGTTCCCAAGATCATCCAGAAGGCCGGGGAACAGCCCCATGCTGAAACTGTCCTTGCCAGGCTTGTGGACCTTGTCGTCACCATTGAGCAACGCACCTGCTACCTTTCGCTTCTCCTTGAAAAGCCCGATGTCCTTGATCAGATTGCAGGGCTTGCCGCCAAAAGCCCCTGGATCATCGGCTTTCTCTCAAAGCATCCCGCCCTTCTGGACGAGCTCCTGGGGCCGGGCAAAAACCCTGTCCTGCCCACCCGGGACGAGCTTAGAGCCGAACTTGAGCGCAGAATGTCCCAGATCCCCCCTTCGGATCAAGAATTTCAAATCGAAGAGCTCTGCCTCTTCAAACATACAAACACCCTGGGGATCGCCGTGGCAGACGTGAACCAGGACTATCCCCTGATGAAGGTGAGTGATAGTCTCACTTATGTTGCTGAAACCGTTCTTGAACGGGTCATTGACATTGCCTGGGACCACATTGCAGAAAAATACGGCACCCCCTCGGGTATGGACAGGAAAAGGGGGGAGTCCCCCGGGTTTGCCGCCATTGCCTATGGAAAACTTGGAGGAATTGAACTTGGATACAAATCGGACCTTGACCTTGTTTTTATCCATTCTGGAGGGGAAGGCACCACCCGGGGGGGCAAAAAGGATATAGAAATCACACGCTTTTACTCAATGCTCGGCCAACGAATCATCCACGCCCTCACCGTTCACACCCCTGCCGGAACCCTATACGAAACAGACATGCGCCTGAGACCGTCTGGCCAGTCTGGAATGATCGTCAGCGAAATCAACGCCTTTGAAACCTACATAAACGAAGAGGCATGGACCTGGGAAATTCAAGCCATTGTCAGGGCAAGACCCATTGCCGGCGACCCTGAGCTCCAGGACCGATTTACCAGGGTAAGGGATCGTGTGCTCAGGAAACAAAGAGACCCGCTGACCCTTAAACGAGAGGTAAAAGAGATGCGGGAGCGTCTCCGAAAAAAACATCTCAAATCCGGGGTTGTGGATCTCAAGCAGGGTAAGGGAGGCATTGTGGACATTGAATTTTTAGTCCAATACCTGGTTCTGCGGTACAGCCATGACCACCCGGCACTCACCCGATGGACAGACAATGTACGCATTATTGAGACCCTGGCCCTTGAGAAGATCTTAACCGATACCGAGGCTGAACAGATCAAGCAGGCATATCTTGTCCAGCGAAGAGCCATTCACAGACTTAACCTTAAGGAGGAAGAAGAGACACGGCTGTCAGATCATTTTTTCAAAATCAAAGAGTGGGTCTTCGCCCTGTACGAGAAGATCCTTTTATAA
- a CDS encoding long-chain-fatty-acid--CoA ligase has product MMDVPTWNTPFWPEGVAKTVPDYKFPLFKIFDDAAAKNPDNVFTIFNGGTRTYAQAKDTADRIANFLIKKGIKKGDKVALFLPNIPHFPEIFFGILKAGACCVNCNPIYTASELNHQLNDSESKMVFCMDHPEFYKNTVNAIKGTGVETVVVCNIKSYLPKLKGFLGSLLGKLPKADSHEPGHIMFDDMVAASSPNPPKISIDPENDTAVMLYTGGTTGVPKGAELTHTNFTYDVTALNEYGRYVHEPGKPAEKLRQNGFHTFLGVLPWYHSFGITCAMLSATLSGSKLVCIADPRAGKPPFTDVLKTVQTYKPTIMPAVPTIFVAFTNHRDIDKYDLTSIIGCFSGGAPLPPEVCKQFEDKTGATIFEGYGLTETTPVVSANPTNKKQRKIGSIGFPLPGTNVKIVDLATGETELAQGEDGELAVCGPQVMKGYWNRPDANDEVFRTIDGLRYFLTGDIAHIDEDGYILITDRKKDMIIVGGFNVYPRDVEDILYTHPSVELAAVVGIPDKRSGESVKAFVKLKPGETVTEDDMKEFCKQNMAGYKRPRSIEFRDEIPVSNVGKVLRRVLRDEEIKA; this is encoded by the coding sequence ATGATGGACGTACCAACCTGGAACACCCCTTTCTGGCCCGAAGGAGTTGCCAAGACTGTCCCTGATTACAAGTTTCCGCTGTTCAAAATTTTTGATGACGCTGCCGCAAAAAACCCAGACAATGTCTTTACCATTTTTAACGGGGGCACCAGGACCTACGCCCAGGCAAAGGATACCGCTGACAGGATCGCTAACTTTCTTATAAAAAAGGGCATTAAAAAAGGAGACAAAGTTGCCCTGTTTCTGCCAAACATCCCCCATTTTCCCGAAATTTTCTTTGGCATCCTCAAGGCCGGGGCCTGCTGTGTCAACTGCAACCCGATATACACAGCAAGCGAACTCAACCACCAGCTCAACGACTCCGAGTCAAAGATGGTTTTCTGCATGGACCACCCTGAGTTTTACAAAAATACGGTCAATGCCATCAAGGGTACAGGTGTGGAGACAGTGGTGGTCTGTAACATCAAATCCTATCTGCCAAAACTCAAAGGATTCCTGGGCTCCCTTCTGGGAAAGCTCCCAAAGGCTGACAGCCATGAACCCGGCCATATCATGTTTGACGACATGGTTGCCGCTTCAAGCCCGAATCCTCCAAAGATTTCCATTGATCCTGAAAATGATACGGCCGTCATGCTTTACACGGGTGGCACCACGGGTGTTCCAAAGGGTGCGGAGCTGACCCACACGAATTTCACCTACGACGTCACGGCCCTGAACGAATACGGGCGCTATGTCCACGAACCGGGCAAGCCTGCGGAAAAACTCAGACAAAACGGATTTCACACCTTCCTTGGGGTGCTGCCCTGGTATCACAGCTTCGGCATCACCTGTGCCATGCTTTCAGCCACACTTTCAGGAAGCAAGCTTGTCTGCATCGCTGACCCCAGGGCCGGTAAGCCCCCGTTTACAGATGTTCTCAAGACCGTTCAGACCTACAAACCCACCATCATGCCGGCTGTTCCCACGATCTTTGTTGCCTTTACCAATCACAGGGACATCGATAAATACGACCTCACCTCCATTATAGGATGCTTTTCAGGCGGGGCTCCCCTGCCCCCTGAGGTATGCAAACAGTTTGAAGATAAAACCGGGGCCACCATTTTCGAAGGATACGGACTGACCGAGACCACGCCCGTGGTCAGTGCCAATCCCACCAACAAGAAGCAGCGAAAAATCGGTTCCATCGGATTTCCCCTGCCTGGAACCAATGTCAAGATCGTGGACCTTGCCACCGGGGAAACCGAACTTGCCCAGGGAGAAGACGGCGAACTTGCCGTATGCGGTCCCCAGGTGATGAAGGGGTATTGGAACCGCCCCGATGCCAACGACGAAGTGTTCAGAACCATTGACGGCCTCCGTTATTTTCTCACCGGCGACATCGCCCACATTGACGAGGACGGTTACATCCTGATCACGGACCGGAAAAAGGATATGATCATTGTAGGCGGATTCAACGTCTACCCCAGGGATGTGGAAGATATCCTGTACACCCACCCCAGTGTGGAACTTGCCGCAGTGGTAGGCATTCCAGACAAGAGAAGCGGAGAGAGCGTAAAGGCCTTTGTTAAACTCAAACCAGGTGAAACCGTCACCGAGGATGATATGAAGGAGTTCTGCAAACAGAACATGGCCGGTTACAAGCGGCCCAGGAGTATCGAGTTCAGGGACGAAATACCCGTATCCAACGTGGGTAAGGTCCTGCGCCGGGTGCTCAGGGATGAAGAGATCAAGGCCTGA